From one Gossypium hirsutum isolate 1008001.06 chromosome D08, Gossypium_hirsutum_v2.1, whole genome shotgun sequence genomic stretch:
- the LOC107900681 gene encoding protein root UVB sensitive 1, chloroplastic isoform X1 → MACASSCRPLFLSSPFPSSSSPSSCSLTTPFLFCLSPINPSSKPIITTLTANSGSFPVLSVGGGCDGGNNNNNDDGPFGSDSWRWNDDSSSSSSHSYPFLLFLSSLLACSSHSQLSSALARTNGETEEDDVVWEVRGSKWTKLIPDFSDDAFVVSNGISNLTKLLSLSTLWGQCRDLVMRLLLPEGFPDSVTSDYLDYSLWRGVQGVASQVSGVLATQALLYAVGLGKGAIPTAAAINWVLKDGIGYLSKIMLSKYGRHFDVNPKGWRLFADLLENAAFGLEILTPSFPHLFVLIGAIAGAGRSAATLIQAATRSCFYAGFAAQRNFAEVIAKGEAQGMISKSIGIGLGIALANCIGSSTSFALASFGVVTWIHMYCNLKSYQSIQLRTLNPYRASLVFSEYLLSGQAPSIKEVNAEEPLFPAIPFLNLLSANRERSVVLSSEAKQAASEIELRLQLGSKLSDIVSNKEDVLALFNLYKDEGYILTEQEGKFCVVLKESCSPQDMLKSLFQVNYLYWLERNAGIESRGASNDCRQGGRLQISLEYVQREFNHVKIDSESVGWVTDGLIARPLPNRIRPVYATV, encoded by the exons ATGGCCTGCGCTTCCAGTTGCAGGCCTTTGTTCCTTTCTTCACCCTTCCCTTCATCATCTTCTCCCTCAAGCTGTTCGCTTACCACCCCTTTTCTCTTTTGCCTCTCACCCATCAACCCGTCTTCTAAGCCAATTATCACTACTCTTACTGCGAACTCTGGGTCCTTCCCTGTTCTCTCTGTTGGTGGCGGATGTGACGGtggcaacaacaacaacaacgaTGATGGACCTTTTGGGTCCGATTCTTGGCGGTGGAACGACgattcttcatcttcatcttctcaTTCTtatccttttcttttgtttctttcttcacTCCTTGCTTGTTCCTCCCATTCCCAATTATCTTCCGCCCTCGCCAGAACCAATGGGGAAACAGAGGAGGATGACGTCGTTTGGGAAGTGAGAGGGAGCAAGTGGACTAAGCTTATTCCTGATTTCTCAGATGATGCATTTGTTGTTTCTAATGGGATTTCGAATTTAACCAAATTGTTGTCCCTCTCAACTCTTTGGGGTCAATGCAGAGACCTTGTGATGCGGTTGTTGCTCCCTGAAGGTTTCCCCGACAGTGTTACCAGTGATTATCTTGATTACTCTCTATGGAGAGGTGTGCAGGGCGTTGCTAGCCAAGTCAGCGGCGTTCTTGCCACACAA GCATTGCTTTATGCTGTTGGATTGGGGAAAGGAGCTATTCCAACAGCTGCTGCTATCAATTGGGTGTTAAAGGATGGAATTGGGTATTTGAGTAAAATCATGTTGTCTAAATATGGAAGACATTTTGATGTAAATCCTAAAGGATGGAGGTTGTTTGCTGATCTCCTTGAAAATGCTGCCTTTGGGTTGGAAATCTTGACCCCTTCTTTTCCCCATCTATTTGTTCTTATTGGTGCTATTGCTGGAGCTGGAAGATCAGCAGCTACCCTCATCCAG GCTGCTACTAGAAGTTGTTTCTATGCCGGTTTTGCTGCTCAAAGGAACTTTGCTGAG GTAATTGCGAAAGGTGAAGCTCAGGGAATGATAAGCAAGTCGATTGGAATAGGGCTTGGTATAGCTTTGGCTAACTGTATCGGCTCATCTACATCTTTTGCCCTTGCTTCATTTGGTGTGGTCACTTGGATCCATATGTACTGCAATCTGAAATCATATCAGTCTATTCAACTGAGGACTTTAAATCCCTATCGTGCAA GTTTGGTTTTCAGTGAATATCTGTTGAGTGGCCAGGCACCTTCAATCAAAGAGGTCAATGCTGAGGAACCACTTTTTCCAGCTATACCATTCCTGAATTTACTGTCTGCAAACAGA GAACGATCAGTTGTACTATCTTCAGAAGCAAAGCAGGCTGCTTCCGAAATTGAGCTTCGGCTGCAATTGGGATCAAAACTCAGTGATATTGTCAGCAACAAGGAGGATGTACTGGCACTATTCAATCTGTATAAAGATGAAGGTTACATACTGACTGAACAAGAAGGAAAATTCTGC GTAGTGCTTAAAGAAAGTTGTTCACCACAAGATATGTTGAAGTCACTTTTCCAGGTAAATTATTTGTACTGGTTGGAGAGGAATGCAGGAATTGAATCAAGGGGTGCCTCCAATGACTGCAGGCAAGGGGGTAGGCTACAAATCTCTCTCGAGTATGTGCAAAGAGAATTCAACCATGTTAAAATCGACAGCGAATCAGTAGGTTGGGTAACTGATGGACTTATTGCAAGGCCTTTACCCAACAGAATTCGACCTGTTTATGCCACTGTATGA
- the LOC107900681 gene encoding protein root UVB sensitive 1, chloroplastic isoform X2, which translates to MKSRDLVMRLLLPEGFPDSVTSDYLDYSLWRGVQGVASQVSGVLATQALLYAVGLGKGAIPTAAAINWVLKDGIGYLSKIMLSKYGRHFDVNPKGWRLFADLLENAAFGLEILTPSFPHLFVLIGAIAGAGRSAATLIQAATRSCFYAGFAAQRNFAEVIAKGEAQGMISKSIGIGLGIALANCIGSSTSFALASFGVVTWIHMYCNLKSYQSIQLRTLNPYRASLVFSEYLLSGQAPSIKEVNAEEPLFPAIPFLNLLSANRERSVVLSSEAKQAASEIELRLQLGSKLSDIVSNKEDVLALFNLYKDEGYILTEQEGKFCVVLKESCSPQDMLKSLFQVNYLYWLERNAGIESRGASNDCRQGGRLQISLEYVQREFNHVKIDSESVGWVTDGLIARPLPNRIRPVYATV; encoded by the exons ATGAAGTCTCG AGACCTTGTGATGCGGTTGTTGCTCCCTGAAGGTTTCCCCGACAGTGTTACCAGTGATTATCTTGATTACTCTCTATGGAGAGGTGTGCAGGGCGTTGCTAGCCAAGTCAGCGGCGTTCTTGCCACACAA GCATTGCTTTATGCTGTTGGATTGGGGAAAGGAGCTATTCCAACAGCTGCTGCTATCAATTGGGTGTTAAAGGATGGAATTGGGTATTTGAGTAAAATCATGTTGTCTAAATATGGAAGACATTTTGATGTAAATCCTAAAGGATGGAGGTTGTTTGCTGATCTCCTTGAAAATGCTGCCTTTGGGTTGGAAATCTTGACCCCTTCTTTTCCCCATCTATTTGTTCTTATTGGTGCTATTGCTGGAGCTGGAAGATCAGCAGCTACCCTCATCCAG GCTGCTACTAGAAGTTGTTTCTATGCCGGTTTTGCTGCTCAAAGGAACTTTGCTGAG GTAATTGCGAAAGGTGAAGCTCAGGGAATGATAAGCAAGTCGATTGGAATAGGGCTTGGTATAGCTTTGGCTAACTGTATCGGCTCATCTACATCTTTTGCCCTTGCTTCATTTGGTGTGGTCACTTGGATCCATATGTACTGCAATCTGAAATCATATCAGTCTATTCAACTGAGGACTTTAAATCCCTATCGTGCAA GTTTGGTTTTCAGTGAATATCTGTTGAGTGGCCAGGCACCTTCAATCAAAGAGGTCAATGCTGAGGAACCACTTTTTCCAGCTATACCATTCCTGAATTTACTGTCTGCAAACAGA GAACGATCAGTTGTACTATCTTCAGAAGCAAAGCAGGCTGCTTCCGAAATTGAGCTTCGGCTGCAATTGGGATCAAAACTCAGTGATATTGTCAGCAACAAGGAGGATGTACTGGCACTATTCAATCTGTATAAAGATGAAGGTTACATACTGACTGAACAAGAAGGAAAATTCTGC GTAGTGCTTAAAGAAAGTTGTTCACCACAAGATATGTTGAAGTCACTTTTCCAGGTAAATTATTTGTACTGGTTGGAGAGGAATGCAGGAATTGAATCAAGGGGTGCCTCCAATGACTGCAGGCAAGGGGGTAGGCTACAAATCTCTCTCGAGTATGTGCAAAGAGAATTCAACCATGTTAAAATCGACAGCGAATCAGTAGGTTGGGTAACTGATGGACTTATTGCAAGGCCTTTACCCAACAGAATTCGACCTGTTTATGCCACTGTATGA